A window from Chiloscyllium punctatum isolate Juve2018m chromosome 3, sChiPun1.3, whole genome shotgun sequence encodes these proteins:
- the nus1 gene encoding dehydrodolichyl diphosphate synthase complex subunit nus1 isoform X2 produces the protein MALFELLWRVLHAMLCLHRTLSAWLRHGMWAWRRWNPASLAFRFQNAKNKGKSRRARWRSDGRRLKKLPLHLGLVVTEDESSYTDIANLVVWCMAVGISYVSVYDNQGIFKRNNSRLMEEILKQQQELLGLDSSKYSTEFLNSNKKIEQVLSCPTTVKVLSPDDGKADIVKAAKKYCQLVAQQQRRSTDLNVNIMDCFLRESAFGLPDPDLVLKFGPVDSTLGFLPWHIRLTEIIC, from the exons ATGGCACTGTTTGAGTTGCTCTGGAGGGTACTGCACGCGATGCTGTGCCTGCACCGGACGCTGTCGGCCTGGCTGCGCCATGGAATGTGGGCCTGGAGGCGCTGGAACCCCGCGAGCCTGGCGTTCCGGTTCCAGAACGCCAAGAACAAAGGCAAGAGCCGGCGCGCGCGCTGGCGCTCGGACGGCCGCCGCCTGAAGAAGCTGCCGCTGCACTTGGGGCTGGTGGTGACCGAGGACGAGAGCAGCTACACGGACATCGCCAACCTGGTGGTGTGGTGCATGGCTGTTGGCATTTCCTATGTCAGCGTCTATGACAACCAAG GTATTTTCAAGAGAAATAATTCCAGATTAATGGAGGAAATCTTAAAACAACAGCAAGAATTGTTAGGTCTAGACTCTTCAAAATATTCTACTGAATTTTTAAATAGTAACAAGAAAATTGAACAAG TTCTATCTTGTCCGACTACAGTGAAAGTGCTTTCACCCGATGATGGAAAAGCCGATATAGTGAAAGCTGCTAAAAAGTACTGTCAGTTAGTTGCTCAGCAGCAAAGGAGGTCCACTGATCTGAATGTGAATATTATGGACTGTTTTCTCAGAG AAAGTGCATTCGGTTTACCTGACCCAGATCTAGTTTTAAAATTTGGTCCTGTGGACAGCACACTTGGCTTTCTGCCGTGGCACATCAGACTTACTGAGATTAT
- the LOC140461067 gene encoding nephrocan-like isoform X1 — MLLIYLLSILPFLMFCQSDCPTRCVCDPSKSVQCYRVTTVPKAIPSDTRKLHLGHNNIKQLRASDFGGLYGIEELALSSCGMEATEAHTFSTLTNLRTLELWKNKLRSVPSKLPSNVEVLKLGNNRIQALCETDFEGLAKLKILDLQNNKISKIYSRVLSSALKLESLILDSNSLELLSGPLKLPYLKRLSMQNNRLSSLPSNFFSFLPSLRFLSLSGNMFCKIPQKMPPLLRSLKMDKNLIDELQLQDLDYLSYLFELSLSENQLSTVNDALALTNLSIVDLSKNQLKAVPSRLPAQLRMLDCSHNFIQKISLQEFSGLCELKHLFLEYNNITVIGIDAWQHCLQLSDLALEQNQLSSFPKGLPDTLVRLDLKGNNITDIFKESVENLKQLRVLNLRNNRLLSLTPDVFGYLPRLRQLYLDGNPWNCTCDLMKIRVLLTARQVEIKSGFCATPDYYQGETWLSSTKILNSCGYNTLHGTKGKALLQIATKTAQEDDSSNVNGPADNEDYYDYDVD, encoded by the exons atgttgttaatTTATTTGCTTTCAATTTTGCCTTTTCTGATGTTCTGCCAGAGCGACTGCCCCACGAGATGTGTCTGCGACCCCTCCAAGTCGGTGCAATGCTACAGAGTTACAACAGTGCCCAAAGCCATCCCATCCGATACTAGGAAACTGCACCTCGGGCACAACAACATCAAGCAGCTGCGG GCATCAGATTTTGGTGGACTTTATGGCATTGAAGAGCTTGCATTATCTTCATGTGGAATGGAAGCAACGGAGGCACACACATTTTCAACCCTGACAAATCTGAGGACTTTAGAACTGTGGAAGAATAAGTTAAGGAGTGTTCCTAGTAAGCTTCCCTCCAATGTGGAAGTGTTGAAACTGGGTAATAATCGGATTCAGGCATTATGTGAGACTGACTTTGAAGGTTTGGCAAAACTGAAAATCCTTGACCTGCAAAATAATAAGATCTCCAAAATATATTCTCGTGTTTTGTCATCTGCTCTAAAACTTGAAAGTCTCATTTTGGATAGTAATAGTCTTGAGCTACTGTCAGGACCCTTAAAACTTCCTTATTTGAAACGTTTAAGCATGCAAAATAACAGGCTTTCTTCCCTACCTTCAAATTTTTTCAGTTTTTTACCATCcctgcgctttctcagtttgtcAGGAAATATGTTTTGTAAAATCCCACAAAAAATGCCACCTTTATTGCGGTCCTTAAAGATGGACAAAAATTTGATCGATGAATTGCAGCTACAAGACTTAGACTATCTCAGTTATCTCTTTGAACTCTCCCTGTCTGAAAATCAACTTTCAACAGTGAATGATGCACTGGCTTTGACCAACTTATCCATAGTGGATCTGTCTAAAAATCAACTAAAAGCAGTTCCTTCTAGACTGCCAGCACAACTACGAATGTTGGATTGCAGTCACAACTTCATACAAAAAATTTCACTGCAAGAATTCTCCGGATTGTGTGAACTGAAACATTTGTTTCTGGAGTATAACAACATTACAGTTATTGGCATAGATGCATGGCAGCACTGTTTGCAACTTTCGGATCTTGCACTGGAGCAAAACCAATTGTCATCCTTCCCAAAAGG GCTTCCTGATACTCTTGTGAGACTAGATCTGAAAGGAAATAACATTACAGACATTTTCAAAGAGTCAGTTGAAAACTTGAAGCAGCTGCGAGTTTTGAATCTGCGTAATAACAGGTTGTTATCTCTTACCCCTGATGTGTTTGGATATTTACCTCGACTGAGACAGCTTTACCTGGATGGTAACCCCTGGAACTGCACATGTGACCTCATGAAAATCAGAGTCTTATTGACTGCAAGGCAAGTGGAGATCAAAAGTGGCTTCTGTGCAACTCCAGACTATTACCAAGGTGAGACTTGGCTATCTTCCACCAAGATTTTAAACAGCTGTGGATATAATACTCTACATGGTACAAAAGGAAAGGCACTTCTCCAAATTGCTACAAAGACAGCACAGGAAGACGATAGCTCAAATGTTAATGGTCCAGCTGACAATGAAGATTATTATGACTATGATGTAGACTGA
- the LOC140461067 gene encoding nephrocan-like isoform X2 → MEATEAHTFSTLTNLRTLELWKNKLRSVPSKLPSNVEVLKLGNNRIQALCETDFEGLAKLKILDLQNNKISKIYSRVLSSALKLESLILDSNSLELLSGPLKLPYLKRLSMQNNRLSSLPSNFFSFLPSLRFLSLSGNMFCKIPQKMPPLLRSLKMDKNLIDELQLQDLDYLSYLFELSLSENQLSTVNDALALTNLSIVDLSKNQLKAVPSRLPAQLRMLDCSHNFIQKISLQEFSGLCELKHLFLEYNNITVIGIDAWQHCLQLSDLALEQNQLSSFPKGLPDTLVRLDLKGNNITDIFKESVENLKQLRVLNLRNNRLLSLTPDVFGYLPRLRQLYLDGNPWNCTCDLMKIRVLLTARQVEIKSGFCATPDYYQGETWLSSTKILNSCGYNTLHGTKGKALLQIATKTAQEDDSSNVNGPADNEDYYDYDVD, encoded by the exons ATGGAAGCAACGGAGGCACACACATTTTCAACCCTGACAAATCTGAGGACTTTAGAACTGTGGAAGAATAAGTTAAGGAGTGTTCCTAGTAAGCTTCCCTCCAATGTGGAAGTGTTGAAACTGGGTAATAATCGGATTCAGGCATTATGTGAGACTGACTTTGAAGGTTTGGCAAAACTGAAAATCCTTGACCTGCAAAATAATAAGATCTCCAAAATATATTCTCGTGTTTTGTCATCTGCTCTAAAACTTGAAAGTCTCATTTTGGATAGTAATAGTCTTGAGCTACTGTCAGGACCCTTAAAACTTCCTTATTTGAAACGTTTAAGCATGCAAAATAACAGGCTTTCTTCCCTACCTTCAAATTTTTTCAGTTTTTTACCATCcctgcgctttctcagtttgtcAGGAAATATGTTTTGTAAAATCCCACAAAAAATGCCACCTTTATTGCGGTCCTTAAAGATGGACAAAAATTTGATCGATGAATTGCAGCTACAAGACTTAGACTATCTCAGTTATCTCTTTGAACTCTCCCTGTCTGAAAATCAACTTTCAACAGTGAATGATGCACTGGCTTTGACCAACTTATCCATAGTGGATCTGTCTAAAAATCAACTAAAAGCAGTTCCTTCTAGACTGCCAGCACAACTACGAATGTTGGATTGCAGTCACAACTTCATACAAAAAATTTCACTGCAAGAATTCTCCGGATTGTGTGAACTGAAACATTTGTTTCTGGAGTATAACAACATTACAGTTATTGGCATAGATGCATGGCAGCACTGTTTGCAACTTTCGGATCTTGCACTGGAGCAAAACCAATTGTCATCCTTCCCAAAAGG GCTTCCTGATACTCTTGTGAGACTAGATCTGAAAGGAAATAACATTACAGACATTTTCAAAGAGTCAGTTGAAAACTTGAAGCAGCTGCGAGTTTTGAATCTGCGTAATAACAGGTTGTTATCTCTTACCCCTGATGTGTTTGGATATTTACCTCGACTGAGACAGCTTTACCTGGATGGTAACCCCTGGAACTGCACATGTGACCTCATGAAAATCAGAGTCTTATTGACTGCAAGGCAAGTGGAGATCAAAAGTGGCTTCTGTGCAACTCCAGACTATTACCAAGGTGAGACTTGGCTATCTTCCACCAAGATTTTAAACAGCTGTGGATATAATACTCTACATGGTACAAAAGGAAAGGCACTTCTCCAAATTGCTACAAAGACAGCACAGGAAGACGATAGCTCAAATGTTAATGGTCCAGCTGACAATGAAGATTATTATGACTATGATGTAGACTGA